The Tessaracoccus flavus genome includes the window CTTCTCTCAGAGCCCGATAAGGCGGGCGAGCGCAGCGGCAACCGCGCCGACGATGACCACCACGAGGTACGGAGCCTTGACCCGGAGCGCCGCGGCAGCGGCCAGCAACGCAACGAGCCGTGCGTCCACCGCCAGCGACTGCCCAGAGCTGAACGTGCTCGTGGCAACCAGCGATGCCAGGAGGCCGACGGTCACCCCATGGCTGAGCGGCAGCACCCACGGGTTCTCGAGCCATCGCTCGGGGAGCAGGTAGCCGACCAGCTTCGTGCCGAAGGCGATGAGGCACGCCGCAAGGATCCAGAGCCAGACACTCACCGCTGCCTACTCCTTACGTGCGCCCACGTCATCAGGGCCGCCACCAATGCGGCCAGGATGATCGGGAGCCCTGCTGGCACCACCGGGACCGCGAGCAGCGTCACGGCCGCCGCGACCACCGCGATCGCGATCGGGTCCCGACCGCTCAGCCGCGGCCAGAGCAGGCCGAGGAAGGCCGCGACGGCCGCGCCGTCGAGACCCCAGACCGTCGGATCGCCCAACGCGTTGCCGGCCAGCGCTCCCACGAGCGTGAAGAGGTTCCACAGCACAAAGACCGCTGCACCCGCGGTCCAGAAGCCGCGCCGTTCCTCATCCGGATCATCTTGACCCGACGCGGTCGCGATGGACTCGTCGATCGTCACCTGCGCGGCGAGCAGCTTGCGCCAGCCGTGGGGGCGCAGCATGGCGTTGGCCGTCACCCCGTACAGGGCATTGCGCACCCCGAGCAGCGACGCCGCAGCCGTCGCGGATCCGAGTGCGCCGCCCCCGGCGACGACCCCGATGAAGGCGAACTGGCTGCCTCCGGTGAACATCAGCGCGCTGAGCGCCGAGGCCTGCCACACGCTGAGCCCGGCGGTGACGGCCAGAGCTCCGAACGAGATCCCGTAGAGGCCCGTGGCCAGACCCACGGAAAGGCCTCGACGCTGTGCCGGGGTGAGGGCGCGGACCGTGGAGGCGATCGGTGGTGCGAGGCTCACTGCTCGTGCTCGACGAGGTCGACGACAGGCAGGCGCAGCACGAACCTCGCCCCGCGGCCGGGCGCGTTGCTGGCCTTGACGGTGCCTCCGTGGGCGTGTGTGGTGTGCAGCACGATGGACAGGCCCAGCCCGGTGCCGGGAGTGTTGCGGGCCTTGTCGGACCGGAAGAACCGGTCGAAGATCAACGGCAGGTCGTCCTCGTCGATGCCAGGGCCGTCGTCGATGACAGTGAGTGCCCCGCCCTCGAGGTGGACGGTGATCGTGCCGTCCGGCGGAGAGAACTTCACGGCGTTGTCGAGCAGGTTCGTAATGGCGCGCTCCAGAGTCGAGGCGTCGCCCATGATCGGGGTGGGTTCGAGTTGGATGTCGAAGTGGATTCCGGGGCCGCGCCGCTTGGCACGGGCGATGGCGGAATCCACCACCTCGGCCAGGTCGAGGGGCTCGTGGGGGCGTTGCAGATGATCGTCGCGGGTCAGCGCCACGAGGTCGCCGATGAGGGCCGAGAACTCCCCGAGCTGAGCGGCCACGTCGGCGAGGATCACAGCCCGCGCGCCGTCGGGGAGCATGCCGGACTTCTCGTCGGCCACGAGCAGTTCGACGTTGGTGCGCATCGACGTGAGCGGCGTGCGAAGTTCGTGCCCGGCGTCGGCGATGAGCTGCGTCTGCTGCTCCCTTGACGTCTGGAGCGACTTGAGCATCGTGTTGAACGAGCGGGTGAGCTCCCCGAGATCGTCGCGCCCGTAGATCCGGATGGGGTTGAGCTGGTCGGTCTGGGTGACGGACTTGACGGCCTGGGAGAGTCGCCGCACGGGTGCGAGCACGGCTTGGGCCGTCCACAGCGCGGCGATGGTTGACGTCATGAGGCCCAGGATCCCGGCCGCCACCATCACCAGCCACAGCGACGCCAGGGTGGCCTCGAGGGCGGCGGTGGGCCGCGCGTACATAACGGCGTAGTCGCCGTCGGTCAGATTCAGCGGCACCGACACGGCGCGGTAGGTGATGCCGTCAGCGATCACGGTCCTCGCCGACGACCCCGAGCGCAGCCGCGCCACCGCGATCTCGTCCGACTGCGGCAGGATCGCTGCGCTCTCCCCGGGGAGGCTGACCACAGTGCCGTCGGAGGAGACGACGCTCAGCAGGCCGTCCGCCGAGCCCAACAGCTCCAGCCGGAACCCGTCCTGACCGTCGGCAACGCTCTGCTGGATCGACCGGGCGGCGGACTGGGCGACCCCGACTAGCTCACGGTCGAGCTGCTCGAGCAGCGACCAGCGGGTGATCGCGAAGACGGCGGAGCCGACCAGCAGCACCGACAGTGCCACGGACGCCCCCGTCATGAAGGCCAGCCGCCATTGAAGCGACTGGCCACTCAGGAGACGGCCGAGGCCGCGGCGGAACCTGATCCACCAGCTACCGATCACGGGGGAGTTTCACGCAGGACGTATCCGATCCCCCGGACGGTGTGGATGAGCCGTGGCTTGCCGCCGGCCTCCGTCTTGCGCCGGAGGTAGCCGATGTAGACCTCGAGGGAGTTGGCGGTCGTCGGGAACTCGAAGCCCCAGACCTCATTGAGCAGGGTGTTGCGCTCCAGCACGCGCCGGGGATGCTCCATGAACACCTGCAGCAGCGCGAACTCAGTGCGGGTCAGCGAGATGTGTTGGCCCGCCCGGGTGACCTCGCGGTGCTGGGTATCGAGGGTGACGTCCTGGAAGGTCAGCACCTTCGTTTCGGTCTCGGTCGACGGCTTGGAGCGACGGGTCAGCGCGCGAAGGCGGGCCAGGAGTTCGTCGAGGGCGAAGGGCTTGACCATGTAATCGTCAGCGCCTGCGTCCAGACCGTCGACGCGATCTCCGACGGCATCGCGCGCGGTGAGGATGAGGATGGGCGTGTCGTTGCCGCCCTGGCGGAGCATCCGCGTGGTCTCCAGCCCGTCGAGGCGGGGCATCATGACGTCCATGATGATGGCGTCGGGCGTGTAGCCGACGAGTTTCGCCAGCGCCTCGACGCCGTCGGCTGCGGTGACCACCTCGTCGCCGGAATAGGTCAGTGACCGGGCCAGCGAGTCGCGCACAGCCTGATCGTCATCCACCACCAAGATCTGCATAGCCCTACCCTGCCACCTTCCTCTGACGGTCTCATGGTACCCGGCTGCCGGTGCGGCGCGGCGACCGACCGATGGGTATGGTGTCCGCCATGGCACGGCTTGTTTTTGTGTGTTGGGGCAACATCTGCCGATCCCCGATGGCGGAGCGGATCGCGCGCCGGATGATCGACGAGCAGGGTCTCGACATCGAGGTCGAGAGCTTCGGCGTTTCCGAGGAGGAGGCGGGCAACCCCATCGACCGCCGCGCCGCGCGGACCCTCA containing:
- a CDS encoding AzlD domain-containing protein — translated: MSVWLWILAACLIAFGTKLVGYLLPERWLENPWVLPLSHGVTVGLLASLVATSTFSSGQSLAVDARLVALLAAAAALRVKAPYLVVVIVGAVAAALARLIGL
- a CDS encoding sensor histidine kinase; its protein translation is MIGSWWIRFRRGLGRLLSGQSLQWRLAFMTGASVALSVLLVGSAVFAITRWSLLEQLDRELVGVAQSAARSIQQSVADGQDGFRLELLGSADGLLSVVSSDGTVVSLPGESAAILPQSDEIAVARLRSGSSARTVIADGITYRAVSVPLNLTDGDYAVMYARPTAALEATLASLWLVMVAAGILGLMTSTIAALWTAQAVLAPVRRLSQAVKSVTQTDQLNPIRIYGRDDLGELTRSFNTMLKSLQTSREQQTQLIADAGHELRTPLTSMRTNVELLVADEKSGMLPDGARAVILADVAAQLGEFSALIGDLVALTRDDHLQRPHEPLDLAEVVDSAIARAKRRGPGIHFDIQLEPTPIMGDASTLERAITNLLDNAVKFSPPDGTITVHLEGGALTVIDDGPGIDEDDLPLIFDRFFRSDKARNTPGTGLGLSIVLHTTHAHGGTVKASNAPGRGARFVLRLPVVDLVEHEQ
- a CDS encoding AzlC family ABC transporter permease → MSLAPPIASTVRALTPAQRRGLSVGLATGLYGISFGALAVTAGLSVWQASALSALMFTGGSQFAFIGVVAGGGALGSATAAASLLGVRNALYGVTANAMLRPHGWRKLLAAQVTIDESIATASGQDDPDEERRGFWTAGAAVFVLWNLFTLVGALAGNALGDPTVWGLDGAAVAAFLGLLWPRLSGRDPIAIAVVAAAVTLLAVPVVPAGLPIILAALVAALMTWAHVRSRQR
- a CDS encoding response regulator transcription factor gives rise to the protein MQILVVDDDQAVRDSLARSLTYSGDEVVTAADGVEALAKLVGYTPDAIIMDVMMPRLDGLETTRMLRQGGNDTPILILTARDAVGDRVDGLDAGADDYMVKPFALDELLARLRALTRRSKPSTETETKVLTFQDVTLDTQHREVTRAGQHISLTRTEFALLQVFMEHPRRVLERNTLLNEVWGFEFPTTANSLEVYIGYLRRKTEAGGKPRLIHTVRGIGYVLRETPP